A portion of the Corynebacterium ammoniagenes DSM 20306 genome contains these proteins:
- the tilS gene encoding tRNA lysidine(34) synthetase TilS, producing the protein MDTAPFWPRKSPHFLAVRGAVRESLEQLGWPEQVYVGLSGGADSLALVAALCAEVRVATTSVHALCIDHGVQDGSGDIAKQAAAHAERWGATASVIPVEVVRDSAGGMEAEARRVRYQAFAEVAGEMTPVFVAHTAEDQAETLLLSSLRGHISTMAFATEIEGAKIYRPLLGIRRADTLGACAELGVQAWHDPQNEREDFRRVAIRKTVVPMLSEIIGGDAVAPLAAAANNAAADDAVLHSLIPQEYGVGGENIDKHEELDCNELSGLAQPVRQRIIARWLVAKDVLVTRAGLAAIDALCSAWSGQGGVAVGDAYAKNPRSRLEVVRVGGKLRLLRFHAP; encoded by the coding sequence ATGGATACCGCACCTTTTTGGCCCCGGAAATCACCGCACTTTCTCGCCGTGCGCGGTGCCGTGCGTGAAAGCCTGGAGCAACTCGGTTGGCCAGAACAGGTCTATGTCGGCCTGTCCGGCGGGGCGGATTCGCTGGCCCTAGTCGCCGCGCTATGTGCAGAGGTACGAGTGGCAACGACCAGCGTCCACGCGCTGTGTATTGATCACGGTGTGCAAGACGGTTCGGGGGACATCGCCAAGCAAGCCGCCGCACACGCTGAGCGGTGGGGAGCGACAGCGAGTGTCATTCCCGTGGAAGTTGTACGTGATTCCGCCGGTGGGATGGAAGCCGAAGCGCGCCGGGTGAGATACCAAGCTTTTGCGGAGGTCGCAGGTGAGATGACCCCAGTTTTTGTGGCGCATACCGCCGAAGACCAAGCAGAAACACTGCTTCTGAGCAGCCTGCGCGGACATATCAGCACCATGGCCTTTGCGACAGAGATCGAAGGGGCGAAAATCTATCGCCCGCTGTTGGGCATTCGGCGTGCGGATACCTTAGGCGCCTGCGCGGAATTGGGAGTACAGGCGTGGCACGACCCGCAAAATGAGCGCGAAGACTTCCGCCGCGTGGCTATTCGTAAGACAGTTGTGCCCATGCTGTCAGAGATCATCGGCGGGGATGCGGTGGCGCCTTTAGCGGCAGCAGCCAATAATGCCGCTGCCGATGACGCGGTGCTGCATTCTCTCATTCCGCAGGAGTATGGGGTGGGCGGAGAAAACATCGACAAGCATGAAGAGCTGGACTGCAACGAACTTTCTGGCCTTGCGCAACCTGTGCGACAGCGAATAATTGCCCGCTGGTTGGTTGCGAAAGACGTCCTAGTTACCCGCGCCGGGCTTGCGGCAATTGACGCATTGTGCAGCGCATGGAGTGGACAAGGTGGCGTTGCAGTGGGT
- the dacB gene encoding D-alanyl-D-alanine carboxypeptidase/D-alanyl-D-alanine endopeptidase produces the protein MKAKHVAWIAVTIVTTAAVGSTAALGIAVHQEYSELEHGPAPQAPQVQQLVQPQKPSDVDTSDMGARLEALAESPSVPTLGAQVINTSTGEVLWEHDSTTPLIPASSTKVLTAAAAALTLDDDARLTTEVLRAPGSNTAVIKAAGDVWMTTEQMDELAAEINKKVEATADDAGIDTVLIDNSIWSGAEQAPGWDPTNVDGGFVAPMQPAMLYGGRIGDTEGDVPRSHTPALDVASAVASRIEAPNVGLGEVPEGAEAIASVESEPFALRAEQMMKHSDNVMAEAVGREVALAAGAEASFDGATKATLRTLNDASFNTQGVTIHDNSGLSEDNRITADLLTHIIAEAAAHEPLREILGYLPVAGGEGTLADRYADLSGKGFVRAKTGTLTGVSALSGTALGDSGTVYAFTFLVNDGDILGARATQDAMASLLREY, from the coding sequence ATGAAAGCTAAACACGTCGCCTGGATTGCCGTCACAATAGTAACCACCGCAGCTGTCGGATCGACCGCCGCGCTGGGCATTGCCGTGCATCAGGAGTACAGCGAGCTGGAACACGGACCCGCGCCCCAAGCGCCGCAGGTACAACAGTTGGTCCAACCGCAAAAGCCGTCGGACGTGGATACCTCGGACATGGGGGCGCGTTTAGAAGCACTCGCCGAGTCCCCGTCGGTGCCGACGTTGGGCGCGCAGGTCATCAACACCTCCACCGGGGAGGTGTTGTGGGAGCACGATTCCACCACGCCACTTATTCCAGCGTCGTCGACGAAGGTACTCACTGCCGCCGCAGCCGCTTTAACGCTTGACGATGACGCCCGGTTGACCACCGAAGTCCTGCGCGCGCCGGGCAGTAATACCGCTGTGATTAAAGCCGCCGGCGATGTGTGGATGACCACCGAGCAAATGGATGAACTCGCCGCAGAGATTAATAAAAAGGTAGAGGCCACCGCAGATGATGCGGGCATCGATACGGTGTTGATTGACAACAGCATCTGGTCAGGCGCAGAACAAGCCCCCGGCTGGGATCCCACCAACGTCGATGGCGGGTTTGTGGCCCCTATGCAACCAGCTATGCTCTACGGCGGCCGGATTGGTGATACCGAAGGAGACGTGCCGCGCTCGCATACTCCCGCCTTGGATGTGGCAAGCGCTGTGGCCTCGCGCATTGAAGCTCCCAATGTTGGTCTCGGTGAGGTGCCCGAAGGTGCCGAAGCAATCGCTTCCGTGGAGTCAGAGCCTTTTGCCTTGCGTGCAGAACAGATGATGAAACACTCGGACAATGTCATGGCCGAAGCTGTTGGCCGGGAGGTTGCGCTCGCTGCAGGCGCCGAGGCGAGCTTCGACGGAGCAACAAAGGCGACGTTGCGCACGCTGAACGATGCTTCCTTTAATACCCAGGGCGTCACCATTCACGATAACTCTGGTCTGTCCGAAGATAACCGGATTACCGCGGACCTTCTCACCCACATTATTGCGGAGGCCGCGGCCCATGAACCACTGCGCGAAATCTTGGGATACCTGCCGGTTGCCGGCGGCGAAGGAACCCTAGCGGACCGTTATGCAGATTTATCCGGGAAGGGTTTTGTGCGCGCGAAGACCGGCACGCTCACCGGGGTATCGGCGCTCAGCGGGACCGCCTTAGGTGATTCGGGTACCGTGTATGCCTTTACTTTCCTAGTCAATGATGGCGATATCTTAGGCGCTCGCGCGACACAAGATGCCATGGCCAGCCTGCTGCGGGAATACTAA
- a CDS encoding inorganic diphosphatase, with protein sequence MSVEVTIEIPKGSRNKYEIDHETGKVYLDRYLFTPMAYPADYGFIDHTLGEDGDPLDALVLLPESVFPGVIVKARILGVFKMTDEAGGDDKLLCVVDDPRSERYQDITDVEQHIKDEIEHFFTRYKDLEPNKEVTGSGWGDKTQAEEIYQESIERYGK encoded by the coding sequence GTGAGCGTTGAAGTAACCATTGAAATCCCAAAGGGTTCGCGTAATAAATACGAGATCGACCACGAAACCGGCAAGGTCTACCTGGACCGTTACCTGTTTACCCCAATGGCTTACCCAGCTGACTATGGCTTTATTGACCACACCTTGGGCGAAGATGGCGACCCACTAGACGCGCTGGTTCTTCTTCCGGAGTCCGTCTTTCCTGGCGTTATCGTCAAAGCCCGCATCCTCGGCGTGTTCAAGATGACCGATGAAGCTGGCGGCGATGACAAGCTGTTGTGCGTGGTCGATGACCCACGTTCCGAGCGCTACCAGGACATCACTGATGTCGAGCAGCACATCAAGGATGAAATCGAGCACTTCTTCACCCGCTACAAGGATCTGGAGCCTAATAAGGAAGTCACCGGTTCCGGCTGGGGCGACAAGACCCAGGCAGAGGAGATCTACCAGGAATCCATCGAGCGTTACGGCAAGTAA
- a CDS encoding rhodanese-like domain-containing protein, whose translation MYEVSPKDVPANAQLIDVREDDEYAVDHARGVKHIPMGDIPARYQEIDPDQDVYVICKAGGRSMQVCGYLENALGWDKIINVAGGTDAWREQGLPMDTPNKTQ comes from the coding sequence ATGTATGAGGTATCACCAAAAGATGTTCCCGCTAACGCTCAGCTAATCGATGTCCGCGAGGACGACGAATACGCGGTTGACCACGCGCGCGGCGTCAAGCACATTCCGATGGGCGATATTCCGGCTCGCTACCAGGAAATTGACCCCGACCAAGATGTCTATGTCATCTGCAAGGCCGGTGGCCGCTCCATGCAGGTCTGCGGCTATCTCGAAAATGCTTTGGGCTGGGACAAGATCATCAACGTTGCCGGCGGCACCGATGCTTGGCGCGAGCAAGGCTTGCCGATGGACACTCCGAACAAGACCCAGTAG
- a CDS encoding MarR family winged helix-turn-helix transcriptional regulator, whose protein sequence is MSSANSHTVPTSLLQSPSFQLERLRRRTRDCVDAALAAHDTTIREYWVLTCLIEEDAASQSFLSETLAIDASDMVRLIDALEKRGWAKRARDPKDRRRQIVASTKKGTKTHAELTKLVAAAEDEALNDSTSKQLKHLRKLAQVIIDADSEDEGH, encoded by the coding sequence ATGAGTTCCGCCAATTCCCATACAGTGCCCACATCACTGCTGCAATCGCCTTCCTTTCAGCTCGAGCGCTTGCGCCGCCGCACCCGTGACTGCGTCGACGCCGCCCTAGCCGCGCATGACACGACCATCCGCGAGTACTGGGTTCTGACGTGTCTGATTGAAGAAGACGCCGCCTCGCAGTCTTTCCTCTCCGAGACCCTGGCCATTGATGCCTCCGATATGGTGCGCCTGATTGACGCCCTAGAAAAGCGCGGCTGGGCCAAGCGCGCACGCGATCCCAAAGACCGCCGCCGCCAAATTGTTGCCTCCACGAAGAAGGGCACCAAGACCCACGCTGAACTAACCAAGTTGGTTGCCGCCGCTGAGGATGAAGCGTTAAATGATTCCACCTCGAAGCAGTTGAAGCATTTGCGTAAACTGGCGCAGGTCATCATCGATGCCGACTCCGAAGATGAGGGCCATTAA
- a CDS encoding Pls/PosA family non-ribosomal peptide synthetase — translation MSDLLATIPDQYLLHNQAPAPRTLWDVVRDSAAHYPEAAAIDDGEILTYAELIQDVESWAAELREHGVMRGDHIGIRMTSGQRNLYLAILATLAAGAAYVPVDADDPDERAEMVFSEAGINGIFTDEGFRKLNPSTGTDQDEPHLEDTAWIIFTSGSTGKPKGVAVTHRSAAAFVDAEAALFLQDNPLGSEDRVLAGLSVAFDASCEEMWLAWGHGACLVPAPRALVRSGMDLGPWLIRRDITVVSTVPTLAGLWPAEALDNVRLLIVGGEACSQELVNRLATEDREMWNTYGPTEATVVASAAMLKPDHPVSIGLPLNGWDLVVIDGEGNPVRPGDVGELVIGGVGLARYLDPDKDAEKYAPLASVGWDRAYRTGDHVRLEEDGLYFVGRVDDQVKIGGRRIELGEVEANVAALPNVYNSAVAVNKTAAGESVLVGYVSLEDPEAGFDHRAAKERLAETMPAALVPRICVMDELPIRTSGKVDKKALPWPLPGVGIEAVGLSETEEWLAQLFVDVLGVSVEDEDADFFTLGGTSLAAATLVGRIRERFPTVAVRDLYDHPRLGSLAEIIDSTAPKAQKVEPRHVTPVRAGTRLLQFLWQLPTMTLAATNWLAWLLFGSNIAAELGVDFAPRTSWPVVIIFLIIFASPLGRIPIGALGARVLTAGISPGNYPRGGAVHLRIWAAERWSDASGARSIAGATWVLTYARMLGVKVGKYVDLHSLPPVTGLLTLGHHSAIEPEVDLSGYWLDGDILRVGAIEVQAGARIGARSQLLPGTVVGEEAHIEAGSTVTGEKKVKAGARWSGSPAKKVGRSKHRFPDHAPARRSWWVPIYGATSLLLAAQPLVAIALATFVVIALVDATGGNAFVGAVLFAPLGALAAFAFYMVQTWLGVRILSLGLKPGVFPVRSSRGWRIWAIERLMDDARTILFPLYAGQLTPLWLRSLGASIGKDVEISTAVMVPKFTEVKDGAFLADDTMIGGYELGGGWMSSGLAKVGKRSFVGNSGITAPGRKLAKNSLVAVLSSTPKKTKSGANWWGSPPERMRRVEASVGDGESLTYNPPVWAKVARGVVETLRLLASAASAMLLALVLGTMVVLLNSVGLGMTWLLSGLILMAAGIVAVVITTVVKWVCVGKHKLADHPLWSAFVWLNELQDAFVESVAAPWFFNHALGTAELNTSLRLLGVKIGRGAWIESYWFPETDLCHIGSGATVGPGTVVQTHLFQDRVMSLDTVTVDDGATLAAHSVALPAAHIHAGATVAPGSLVMRGDQVPGHTTWQGNPIEPVN, via the coding sequence ATGAGCGATCTCCTGGCCACTATTCCGGACCAGTACCTCCTCCACAATCAAGCTCCAGCCCCTCGAACCCTCTGGGACGTCGTGCGCGATTCCGCAGCACACTACCCCGAAGCCGCCGCTATCGACGACGGCGAAATCTTAACCTACGCTGAGCTGATTCAGGATGTTGAATCCTGGGCCGCGGAACTACGCGAGCACGGCGTGATGCGCGGCGATCACATCGGAATCCGCATGACCTCGGGTCAGCGCAACCTGTACCTGGCCATTTTGGCAACTCTCGCAGCAGGTGCGGCATATGTTCCCGTGGATGCCGATGACCCAGACGAACGCGCGGAAATGGTATTCAGCGAAGCCGGCATCAACGGCATCTTTACCGATGAAGGCTTTCGCAAGCTCAACCCGTCCACGGGCACAGATCAAGATGAACCGCACTTGGAAGACACCGCGTGGATCATTTTCACCTCTGGTTCCACCGGCAAGCCCAAGGGTGTTGCGGTGACGCATCGTTCTGCTGCTGCTTTCGTGGATGCCGAAGCAGCGCTATTTCTCCAAGACAACCCGCTCGGTTCAGAAGACCGCGTGTTGGCAGGGCTTTCCGTTGCCTTCGATGCCTCCTGTGAGGAAATGTGGCTGGCCTGGGGCCACGGTGCTTGTCTGGTTCCTGCGCCCCGGGCGTTGGTGCGCTCCGGCATGGACTTGGGTCCCTGGCTTATCCGCCGAGATATCACTGTGGTTTCTACGGTTCCCACCTTGGCGGGACTGTGGCCTGCGGAAGCACTCGATAATGTACGTTTGCTCATCGTCGGCGGCGAAGCCTGCTCACAAGAGCTGGTTAACCGCTTAGCCACCGAAGACCGGGAAATGTGGAATACCTACGGTCCCACCGAGGCAACGGTTGTTGCTTCCGCTGCGATGCTCAAACCTGATCATCCTGTATCCATTGGTCTTCCCCTCAACGGCTGGGATCTGGTTGTCATCGACGGTGAAGGAAATCCCGTTCGCCCTGGCGATGTCGGCGAATTGGTCATTGGTGGCGTCGGTCTGGCCCGCTATCTCGACCCGGACAAGGATGCGGAAAAGTACGCGCCTTTAGCTTCTGTCGGTTGGGATCGCGCCTACCGCACCGGCGACCACGTGCGCTTGGAAGAAGACGGTCTGTACTTTGTCGGACGTGTCGATGACCAGGTCAAAATTGGTGGTCGTCGCATTGAGCTTGGTGAGGTCGAAGCCAACGTTGCCGCCTTGCCGAATGTGTACAACTCCGCGGTCGCGGTCAATAAGACTGCCGCCGGCGAATCTGTCCTGGTCGGCTACGTATCCCTCGAAGACCCGGAGGCAGGTTTTGACCACCGCGCTGCGAAAGAGCGCTTGGCAGAAACGATGCCCGCGGCCTTGGTTCCGCGCATTTGCGTCATGGATGAGCTGCCGATTCGCACCTCAGGCAAGGTGGATAAAAAGGCCTTGCCGTGGCCACTTCCCGGCGTCGGTATTGAAGCCGTGGGGCTGAGCGAGACCGAAGAATGGCTCGCTCAGCTTTTCGTCGACGTCCTCGGAGTTTCTGTGGAAGACGAGGATGCTGATTTCTTCACCTTGGGCGGCACCTCGCTGGCTGCAGCTACCTTAGTTGGCCGTATCCGCGAGCGCTTTCCCACCGTCGCCGTGCGCGATCTTTATGATCATCCACGCTTGGGTTCATTGGCAGAAATTATTGATTCCACCGCCCCCAAAGCCCAGAAGGTAGAACCACGCCACGTCACACCCGTGAGAGCCGGCACTCGCCTGCTGCAATTTTTGTGGCAACTTCCCACCATGACCTTGGCCGCAACTAACTGGTTGGCGTGGCTGCTTTTCGGCTCCAATATTGCAGCGGAGCTTGGTGTTGATTTTGCTCCGCGCACGTCGTGGCCCGTCGTCATCATTTTCCTCATCATTTTTGCCTCCCCCTTGGGCCGAATCCCCATTGGCGCGTTGGGTGCGCGCGTGCTCACCGCCGGCATTAGTCCCGGTAACTACCCGCGTGGTGGCGCTGTTCACCTGCGCATTTGGGCAGCGGAACGCTGGAGCGATGCTTCAGGCGCGCGTTCTATCGCCGGCGCGACGTGGGTGCTTACCTATGCCCGCATGCTCGGCGTCAAGGTCGGCAAATACGTTGACTTACACTCTTTGCCACCGGTAACCGGTCTGCTGACTTTGGGCCATCATTCCGCGATTGAGCCCGAGGTAGACCTTTCTGGTTACTGGCTCGACGGCGATATTTTGCGGGTTGGCGCAATTGAGGTGCAAGCAGGCGCTCGCATCGGCGCGCGCTCGCAGCTTTTGCCTGGAACTGTTGTTGGTGAAGAAGCCCATATCGAGGCGGGCTCCACCGTCACCGGTGAGAAAAAGGTCAAAGCTGGTGCTCGCTGGTCAGGTTCTCCAGCAAAGAAGGTTGGCCGTTCCAAGCACCGCTTCCCCGACCACGCCCCGGCGCGCCGTTCCTGGTGGGTCCCTATTTATGGCGCGACTTCCCTCTTGCTCGCCGCGCAGCCGCTTGTCGCGATTGCATTAGCAACCTTCGTCGTCATCGCCCTCGTGGACGCCACTGGCGGCAATGCCTTTGTCGGCGCCGTGCTTTTCGCTCCACTCGGTGCACTGGCAGCGTTTGCGTTTTATATGGTCCAGACCTGGTTGGGTGTGCGCATTCTTTCCTTGGGCCTTAAACCCGGTGTATTTCCTGTGCGTTCCTCGCGCGGCTGGCGCATCTGGGCCATCGAAAGGCTTATGGATGATGCTCGCACCATCTTGTTCCCGCTTTATGCAGGCCAGCTCACTCCGCTGTGGCTGCGGTCGTTGGGAGCGAGCATCGGCAAGGACGTGGAGATTTCCACCGCCGTGATGGTGCCTAAATTCACCGAAGTCAAAGACGGCGCCTTCTTGGCTGATGACACCATGATTGGCGGCTATGAACTTGGCGGCGGTTGGATGTCCTCCGGCCTAGCTAAAGTCGGCAAGCGGTCTTTCGTCGGTAACTCCGGCATTACCGCCCCCGGACGTAAACTCGCGAAAAATTCGCTCGTCGCCGTTTTGTCGTCGACGCCGAAAAAGACCAAGTCCGGTGCTAACTGGTGGGGCTCGCCGCCGGAGCGCATGCGGCGCGTGGAAGCATCGGTAGGCGATGGCGAATCTTTGACCTATAACCCACCGGTGTGGGCGAAGGTCGCCCGTGGCGTTGTTGAAACACTGCGCCTGTTGGCATCGGCAGCCTCTGCCATGTTGTTGGCGCTCGTACTGGGCACCATGGTTGTTCTGCTCAACTCCGTGGGATTAGGAATGACCTGGCTACTATCCGGCCTTATCCTCATGGCTGCGGGCATTGTCGCTGTCGTGATCACCACCGTGGTCAAATGGGTGTGCGTCGGCAAGCATAAGCTGGCTGACCACCCGCTGTGGTCTGCTTTTGTGTGGCTGAATGAGCTCCAAGATGCCTTCGTCGAATCCGTGGCCGCACCCTGGTTTTTCAACCACGCCTTGGGCACCGCCGAACTTAATACGTCTTTGCGGTTGCTCGGCGTGAAAATCGGCCGCGGCGCCTGGATTGAGTCTTACTGGTTCCCCGAAACCGATCTGTGCCACATCGGCTCTGGTGCCACCGTTGGTCCTGGCACCGTGGTGCAAACCCACCTCTTCCAGGATCGCGTGATGAGTCTGGATACGGTCACTGTCGACGACGGTGCCACGCTAGCTGCGCACTCCGTCGCACTGCCAGCAGCTCATATTCATGCCGGCGCAACGGTTGCTCCGGGCTCTTTGGTGATGCGCGGGGACCAAGTTCCGGGCCATACCACCTGGCAAGGTAATCCGATTGAACCGGTAAATTAA
- a CDS encoding SDR family NAD(P)-dependent oxidoreductase produces the protein MDISAKTALVTGGASGLGLATTTMLAAAGARVVVIDLPNADQSRLNDIEGDVVFAPADVTSEDDVQHAVDIANENHDLAIVVNCAGMLNGFKTAGSKGPFPFEEFTKVVNVNLNGTFNVIRLSAQAMLDNPADGEERGVIVNTASVAAFDGQMGQAAYAASKAGIAGMTLPIARDLARSLIRVVAIAPGTFETPMVATMTDEVKDSLGKQVPHPSRLGKPSEYAQLVESIIRNPMLNGETIRLDGAIRMGMR, from the coding sequence ATGGATATCTCTGCAAAGACCGCACTAGTAACCGGTGGCGCTTCCGGGCTCGGCCTTGCCACCACGACTATGTTGGCAGCTGCCGGCGCCCGTGTTGTGGTCATTGACCTGCCGAACGCCGATCAAAGCCGTCTCAATGACATCGAAGGAGATGTTGTCTTCGCACCTGCCGATGTCACCAGTGAGGATGACGTGCAGCACGCTGTTGATATCGCGAATGAGAACCACGACCTGGCTATCGTCGTCAACTGCGCTGGCATGCTTAACGGGTTTAAGACTGCGGGTTCTAAAGGCCCGTTTCCCTTCGAGGAATTCACCAAGGTCGTCAACGTGAATTTGAATGGCACCTTTAATGTCATCCGCTTGAGTGCCCAAGCAATGCTGGATAATCCTGCCGATGGTGAAGAACGCGGCGTGATTGTTAACACGGCATCGGTGGCAGCATTCGATGGCCAAATGGGGCAAGCTGCCTACGCTGCCTCAAAGGCTGGCATTGCCGGAATGACTCTGCCTATTGCGCGTGACCTTGCGCGTTCGCTCATTCGGGTTGTCGCCATCGCACCCGGTACTTTTGAAACGCCCATGGTGGCCACTATGACCGACGAGGTCAAAGACTCTTTAGGCAAGCAAGTTCCGCACCCTTCTCGTTTGGGCAAGCCCTCCGAATACGCGCAATTAGTGGAATCCATCATCCGCAATCCGATGCTCAACGGGGAAACCATTCGCCTGGACGGCGCTATCCGCATGGGCATGCGGTAG
- a CDS encoding cytochrome b/b6 domain-containing protein: MAVFGARYFFTTEMGTDFLNRYSGHMPLPDNAPVGIPAWMNWQHFFNMFFIVLIIRSGLQIRYERKPAAYFTPKKSSAKISLTLWFHLVLDLLWVINGAIFIVLLFVTGHWMRIVPTSWEVFPHALSAGLQYLTLDWPTENGWANYNALQLLTYFLTVFVAAPLAIVSGFRMSHFWSKKWTKASKFYPAPVARKIHYPVMIYLVIFIIVHVVLVLATGALRNLNHMYAAQGDVDPTVYANNWTGFFIFLGSLVVLAAAWIAARPMLLAPVARLFGKVTAR; the protein is encoded by the coding sequence TTGGCGGTCTTCGGGGCGAGGTATTTCTTCACCACCGAGATGGGTACAGATTTCCTCAACCGCTACTCCGGGCACATGCCGCTGCCAGATAATGCGCCAGTCGGCATCCCGGCGTGGATGAACTGGCAGCACTTTTTCAACATGTTTTTCATCGTGCTGATTATTCGCAGCGGTCTGCAAATCCGGTATGAGCGCAAGCCGGCGGCATATTTCACGCCCAAGAAATCATCGGCGAAGATTAGCCTTACTTTGTGGTTCCACCTGGTTCTGGATCTCCTCTGGGTCATCAATGGCGCAATCTTTATCGTCTTGCTCTTCGTCACCGGTCACTGGATGCGTATTGTCCCGACTAGCTGGGAGGTCTTCCCGCATGCCCTATCGGCAGGATTGCAGTATCTTACCTTGGATTGGCCAACCGAAAACGGTTGGGCAAACTACAACGCCTTGCAGCTTCTCACGTATTTCCTCACGGTATTCGTTGCGGCACCACTGGCAATTGTCTCCGGGTTCCGAATGAGTCATTTCTGGTCGAAGAAATGGACAAAGGCATCGAAGTTCTACCCAGCACCGGTAGCGCGCAAGATTCACTACCCAGTGATGATTTACTTGGTCATCTTCATCATCGTCCACGTGGTCTTGGTCTTGGCCACTGGTGCGCTGCGCAACCTCAACCACATGTATGCGGCCCAAGGTGATGTCGATCCGACGGTGTATGCCAATAACTGGACGGGTTTCTTCATCTTCTTAGGCTCATTGGTAGTGCTCGCGGCAGCGTGGATTGCGGCACGTCCAATGCTGCTGGCGCCCGTTGCGCGTCTTTTTGGAAAGGTCACCGCGCGCTAA
- the ppk2 gene encoding polyphosphate kinase 2, which yields MADIKDDELPVIDLAKTDGYVVDDSDEDDPSLIMPDGSAVQTWRENYPYDERMSREEYEVTKRALQIELLKWQNWTKETGQRHIILFEGRDAAGKGGTIKRFNEHLNPRGARTVALEKPSPRESTSWYFQRYIKHFPAGGEIVFFDRSWYNRSGVERVMGFCTESQHAEFLREVPMLENMLLGSGISLTKLWFSVTRKEQRTRFAIRQIDPVRQWKLSPMDLASLDKWDDYTRAKEEQFRYTDTDESPWITIKSNDKKRARINAMRYVLSKFEYTNKDHSVVGEPDENIVKRGRNQIGD from the coding sequence ATGGCTGATATTAAAGACGATGAATTACCAGTTATCGATCTGGCAAAGACCGACGGTTATGTAGTCGATGACTCGGACGAAGATGATCCGAGCTTGATTATGCCCGATGGTTCCGCGGTTCAGACTTGGCGCGAGAACTATCCTTATGACGAGCGCATGTCCCGCGAGGAGTACGAGGTCACCAAACGCGCGCTGCAGATCGAGCTGTTGAAATGGCAGAACTGGACCAAGGAAACGGGTCAACGCCACATCATCTTGTTTGAAGGCCGCGACGCTGCTGGTAAAGGCGGCACCATTAAGCGCTTTAATGAGCACCTGAATCCGCGTGGTGCGCGCACCGTGGCATTAGAAAAGCCTTCCCCACGCGAATCAACGTCGTGGTATTTCCAGCGCTACATTAAACACTTTCCAGCGGGCGGAGAGATCGTCTTCTTTGACCGCTCTTGGTATAACCGTTCCGGCGTTGAACGCGTGATGGGCTTTTGCACCGAATCACAGCACGCGGAGTTTCTCCGCGAGGTTCCAATGTTGGAAAACATGTTATTAGGCTCTGGCATTTCGCTGACGAAGTTGTGGTTCTCTGTCACGCGTAAAGAGCAGCGCACGCGCTTCGCGATTCGCCAGATTGACCCTGTGCGGCAGTGGAAGCTCTCGCCCATGGACTTAGCCTCCCTGGACAAGTGGGATGATTACACGCGCGCGAAAGAAGAACAGTTTCGCTATACCGACACCGATGAGTCCCCGTGGATCACGATTAAGTCGAATGACAAAAAGCGCGCGCGTATTAACGCGATGCGTTATGTCTTAAGCAAGTTTGAATACACCAATAAGGATCATTCGGTGGTGGGGGAGCCGGATGAAAACATCGTCAAGCGAGGCCGCAATCAAATCGGTGACTAA
- a CDS encoding PorH family porin, with translation MDLSFIQEQLDTFATFAGAIGDFLQKPLEFFQGLFGWFDTPEGADESQFEQDWADTSSALGSSNEAESGEEAGSSLSSSDEEEK, from the coding sequence ATGGATCTATCTTTCATCCAGGAGCAGCTCGACACTTTCGCTACCTTCGCTGGCGCAATCGGTGACTTCCTGCAGAAGCCACTCGAGTTCTTCCAGGGCCTGTTCGGCTGGTTTGACACCCCAGAAGGCGCTGACGAGAGCCAGTTCGAGCAGGACTGGGCAGATACCTCCAGCGCTCTCGGTTCCTCCAACGAAGCTGAGTCTGGCGAAGAGGCTGGCTCCTCCCTGAGCAGCTCTGACGAAGAAGAAAAGTAA